The genomic interval aGGAATGCACCAGGAATCTTTCATGATCTCAAGGTTGCAGGAAGGACGAGTTGTTTGTTATCTGACTCACGCATGCTATGTATGAGTCCAACACAAAGCAATTCCTGAGACTCTAATATCATACATCCAATTTTCTTAACACAGGTAATAGCACCTGACTGTTCGTATTCCTTTAGCATGACTAATTACTTTCCCGATTCTGACTCAGCAAGCGACGCCCATACAAGGACACAAACAACCCCCCACGGGCCTGGTGCATAAACTTTCAATCAGCCCATAAAAGGATAAAACACTGTGCTTCACGGCGATTACTTTCTATCTGGCGTCAATTAAATTTCCAAACAGTCGTTATGTTACCGGCTGTAACGTAGCCCTGTGAGTGTCACATTCTTTCACACCCGGGtcgtgtctgtctgtcaaagAGCcgataaaagaaaaacaatcacAGGAAATTCCAGCACTTCCAAATAAATGATGCTCACGCTCACAGTAGTCGATTATTAAGGCTGAAGTAATGTATTTGCATTCCCAAATCTCTAGGTATCTGTTGATTCCTGAAATTTCCGacaaatatttacataacaGATTACGCCACATGGAACAGGAATAATGTTAAAGATTAATTGGGTATTAGTTCGAAACCAATGCTTCTCAAGGCACCATTTTAACtctaaattaaataataatagtaatgataataagaataattataaaataaaaatccaaagcCACAGATCTACAGTTTGCAGTACAAATAAATTCCAACTCTTCAGATATCAGGCTCATTATTTTAATGCGGTAAAGCGTTGGAGTCAAGACGTGTTTATTCTAGAACTTtcctcacatttttttttttataacgtTGATGTTATTCATTATACTCATAACTCTTTATGAATTCTTgagaatcaaatgaatcaagtTGATCAGTCAACCCGGCTCATAAATATAGTAACTTTGACAGTAGGATTGTATTTATGACATATTCTTGCGTCCACATTCGGATTCTCATATCCAAGACTAGAAGAGTTCGGGTCGAGGCGGGTCGAGGCTTAAATCAAGATCCAGAGTCCAGATGTAGTCCAATCCAAGATCCAATCATTTTCCAGGCCAATCCTGTACTTTTGAACTATTTGGCTTTACTCATGTATCGCCGAAATGATTTGGCGAAATGAGGCTGTTTctagaaaaaaaggaagtaatTCTCGTCAAATCTTGTAAATGGACATTTCATTAAATCTTACTGGAGACCGTGAAGATATTAAGCAAGACCAATGCTCGAGGACGAGACCAGTCCAAGTACAAATGGCAAATAAATTCGAAGCTCAAgttaatgaagaaagaaaacatcacGAGCTCAGTCTTGGACTCGGGTTCTTGATCCCTTGTGCTTCACGGACCCCTGTTTAAGAAGCAGCACAATAAATGCCAAGTGCGATAAGTCTACATGATGCATAGCAACCACATTCGAGTGATTCATTCGAACGGACCGATTCATTCGAATGGTATTTTTCTCATTGAAATTTTTTCACCTCTCTAGGGGCCTGTAATCAACATCTGCTTGATGACCCAGTCTGACATTATATTAACCCACGTGCCTCTATTTCACTATCCTGAAGTGTTCTTACTAATAAGTAATAAACTGTTTTGAATGCTAAAAATACCTAGAAGGATTATTTAATGATGTAATGCATTTTGGGAAACCCAATGACATTGTTATAAAGCGTTTATAACATACTTCTGTAATTaaccaaaacataaaaaaatttgTGTCAAAGTTCATCCTTTGGACATCGCCTCCAGATTTGTCTCAGCCATGAGCAATAATAGCAGGAGTACAATAGATTTAGTGTTTCCATTTTGTATTCTGAGGTTGTAGGACATGTAGGCACTAGATCTTCATTTCCGCAATTATCCGTACAAAGCATCCCTTTAAGGTGACTCATGGGAGTTGGGTAAAACTTAGCAACCTGCATTTACtcaaattaaaagaaagaaaacaaacaaaagtataGAATTGCAATGCGTTCGTGATATTCCTCATGTTTGGGAACTGCTGAAGACTGGAAATCCTGGCTGGGGAGGGTGGgtcctggtggtggtggtggggtgtgtatgtgtgtgtttgtgtgtgtgtttgagagagagagagagagagagagagaaggccaCTCCTACCACCTCAAGTATAAATGCTCTGACGCCTGGTGTGGAGATTCAGACTAATAGCCGAGTGTCACAGCTGCGtgaagagagagcaagagaaacgGAGCTGGTGGAATTTACTGCGTCTGTACGGACTCGTACGAAACTCCTCAAGCCTAACCTGAATAACCCAGGTATGCACTCTTCTTCTACATCACTCAATAATTCATTCTAGTGTTTATTTAGGTCAGAGCCTTTAATTTAGGGCTATGTGATCTACTtagacttttttgttttgttatatagATCTATAAGTGCaggttttatgttgtgtgtgtgtgtggggtgtatagtgttgctatttttaaaataaaccacCAGCGTTCTCTTGTGCACTTTTGCACTTTGGCTATTTAAGAAGTCTTTAAGCGGTGCAGCTGATGTAATAGAGGAGTTGAGTCGAGTCAGACAAGCTGCAAGGCAGATTAAAGCTCACCACGTTTGTAGAGCTCGCTCATCCTCTTGTAGCCTttgtcctctttctcctctgctCTGATGACCAGTTTACTTATTTGCACAGAGCATGAccttctgttttttcttcttcttttttttttggaccggCTTTTGGACTCTTGTGTCTTTTGGGctgcagagcagagcagagcagagcagagttTGGCTTGACTTAACCTTGGCAGAGTGATATTTGGAgcttacaaatgttttttttttctttcttcccttgCAGATTTCAGTCAAAATGAAAGCGATTGTTTTGTCCTTCTACTTCTACTGCTGTCTGCTGCTGACTGTCACACCCAGCGTGGACAGTGCAAAACTCAACCTCAGCCAAGTTTTAAAGAGAAGGTGAGTCCTTTTATTACGAACGGATCAGAAAAGCAACTCGTACGTATGTTGGAATGATTTCTAAATCTAATCGACGTCTTCTTATCCGCATCAGCATCGGGGTCCAGAGGACAAAAAGGGATCTGAGTAGTCTGTCTGCACTGAGGGAAGCACCACAGCCTGGGCAATTTGTTCGCCCTGATGATGTCAAAGACACCCTGCTTCCACATTCCAGGTACTTTCCTACCACAGTATGATTTCACTCAATAGTAAAACAGCATGAAATGAGGATTCCAGGAATGAACATGTTTcttttgtcttgtcttatcCAGCACTGGTTTCGGTGTACGGACCAAGCGCTCCAAGAACTCCGTCAACCAGTCGCGGAGGTCAGGCTGCTCACTGGGCACGTGCACGGTACACGACCTGGCACACCGCCTGCACCAACTCAACAACAAGCTGAAAGTCAGTAGCGCCCCCATTGATAAGATAAGCCCGCTAGGCTACGGGCGCAGGCGCAGGTCCGTCCCTGAGATGCAGATGAAGATAGAGATGCAGGGCGGCCACCTGCAGCCAGTGTGGAGGCTGCACAAGCTGGAAGCTCTGCTCAGACGGACATGAGCGGGACGCCGGCTGAGGGAACTGGAATGCTGAGATTTCTCCTGCCAAGAGTTCTCCGGCACGTTCTTTCGCAAAGGCGAGCGGCTGGGACAGCAGACGGGGCTCGACCGaagcacaataaaaaaaaccaacagCTGTTCCGTAAGCACTGTGAATGAGAGACAGAATCAGAGGAGTTCTGTGGTGGAGCACTGCAACTTTCTGGGGTGGTAGGGAAGTGTAGGATCGGTGCACTTGGTCCCTGGAGGAGTGGAGTGGCCACAGGAACTGAGGCTGAAGATCGAACCTCCTCTAACGGGACAGAATTTCGCTGCTCCTCAGGTGAACTATTCAGTGGGATTACGGGATTACGAGTGCGACTCGTTTTCTGTCTCGGAGAAACGAAAGACAACCAAACAAACTCTGGACTTTAATCCGGTGTATCAAACAGGGAAAGACGTGGATTGTTCATTCTGAGGAGATTTGAAGGATTTTCTAAAGATGGCCGTGAACCTTTTCCATCACAAACTCTACACCTTTCTGGACACTGTATGAGGGATGAATGCTTTAGATATAGATATTTTGAATTTGCCTTTTTCGGTCCGTAAAGGATTGTCATGCTACttgaacattattattattattattgttattgttattgttttgtatAGAGATATGTGCAatctatatgtatttttttactcccagtatatgtatatatatgccaaacaaaaaaaaaagatattgttatttaatattttgttttttatattgcGTACTACTTTATAGAGAGCTATTTTtgtacaggatttaaaggaatATGGGCATTGTTGTATATCGTTTGTCGTCTATCGCTCGTTATGTCTGTgataatatatttgtaaatgtggtcgatttttgttttttttttgtatgtccAAGTCACATACGTTGTCATCTAATAAACTTCGAATtaaaaaaaacgaaacaaaacaaaacaaaacaaagaaatgtcTTTGTGAAGATTTCATTTGTTCTGCTGTGacaaatataacacaacacaacacacggTCTTCTGTCTGGAGATCAGAGAGAGACCAGACGCACGAGGATACAGTCAAAAGAGGCTCGCTGTAGTCCCTAGTGGCCAAATGGaggctttcatttcatttcattcctgGACTGGAAGCATGTGTGATGGAAGGCAGACGGTCTGTAAAGGATGCTGCTCTCTGGGGGGGtggaaggcgtgtgtgtgtgtgtgtgtgtgtgtgtgtgatggggggTATTTTGGGTCGCATTCCTCAGGGATGTAGAGGAAAGGGCTTAGCACTTACACTCAGACAGGCACGCCATAGGACATTCCTCTTAAACACATAATTACCATTCCTGCCTTAATGAGAAGGAACTTTAGCTATGCACTTTTACGGTCGCAGTCATGCTGCTTTAATATGAAAGCCCCTAAACAACAATGTGATGACTCCTAGAAAAggctagaaacatggacatgTGTTTTGAGATTTCAATAGTTTATAATGTATTGCAGCAGTCCATGAAGCATAATCAGAGACCCCTGACAGTCTTCCAGTCTATCACAACCCAATATTATCAAacctattatttttattcttctgtttTGATAGTTAACAAAGTTATTGGGCTTTTTCTTTTACCAGGTTTAATCCAAATCACGTTCCCTCAACAGCAGGCTGCTGATAAATAACATCACTTTTGCACCCGGTGTGtttttcaataataaaaataaaaatatatatatatgtgtatgattatAAACATGTAAGTTATGAGCCGGATATTTGAATAGTTGGATTGTATTTGGGGAAGACTTGTATGTAGAAGCCACTTGTGCTcagatttctatttttatttcttggAAATAAAAAGTCTAAGGACCAGCCCTTTGCAAATATATAACAGAATAagtgtcacatacacaataatgcACAATATGACATGCATGTATGTATTAAAATCCGTTGTCTCTCTCGTTGTTGTGAATGAAAAtagttgaaataaaaatagaaatcgAATTACTTGTACATTAGCAAAGGGGAACATATACATATATCCATACAGTATAGGGATCGGTGTCAGAACAGTAAGTCTatgatgaataaaatgcagATTTGTGTAATCGTGTGTAATTTTTAATGCAGTATATGTAATATGTTCTGTGCTgatttagtgtgtagggtgttaTGTAGAAAAATCCACTACTCAAGCCATTAGAGCTTCTTATCACTGAACCAGCTGTAGATCTGAAGCATCATACTAACATCAATTCCTGGATTGATgttatgaattttattattgtagttaactttatttatacttttaaacgtataataataattaagattgcttgtagttattattattcactCACTACACTGTGTAATGTTTCATGTTACACTGGTCGCTCTTTACTGTTCCTCTTGCCTAGTTATATTTTTATAGTTCTGTATTTTTGGCTGCTGTCACAGGACCTCAGTCCTTAGTTTCGTTCTCTTTCATGTACCACATGTCCTGGAATGACAATAAACCTTGCCTGATCCTTGATCCTTGATAGCAATCTCCAATGCTTGCATGAATAAAAGccaacaaaataaaagcaaaagaaGAAGCAATACAGTCAAGGAAAGACACTGGAAAGACATCACGGCCCCCTGTGGGTCCCTGGACCCCACACATTAAGGGCCACGGCTCTTGGCCAACAAAATAAAGAGCAACAATTCTACAGAAGTTGTAATTTAACACCCGGGATAATATTTTAACCTTTTTACATAACCATAGTTTATGTTCTTTTTCCTTTGGCTCTGTGATTTCTGTGATCTTGTGCAGCTGAAGCTGAAGGCTCGTACCTGGGTGTTGTGTTATTCCACGTCCTACTCGTTGGTTTGTACTAGTCGGTTTCCTTTCCAGGCAGCTATAAACATctttcacaatcacacacacacacttttgcttTCACATTTTGCTAGGAATAATTGCTAAACATTGCCCATAAAGTGAGTATGTGGATCTTATTATTGTGTCTAATCGTTGTCTGGTGACCATTAAAACAGCCTAGAAAAAAAAGTTCTCTATAAAGTTCCTTTACCCTCAGccaattttaaaaagtaaacacACTACCAGCCAAATAGTACTAATACATGTCTATGCCTGGCTTTGCTCTGCCCACTGTCTGATATATAAGTGTGTTAGTCACTGTTTTGGAGcacatttgttgtgtttttctttttaaggcTAAGTagatatactctctctctctctctatatatatatacatatatatatatatatatatatatatatatatatatatatatatatatatatatatatatatatatatatatatatatatatatatataagtataaggATTTTACAGAGAAAGGCTGCTGAACTTCCCGTGTGACTGTCATGTGGTGACTGATGACCCTCTCAGGGTTAACTCAGGGCTAATAATCCACCCTCGAGTTATTCTGCAGTCTGAATACGGATCTTTATAATATGTAAAACTAGAGCGCCACCTAGTGCTGGTATTGCAGAAGTGCTAAATGGAGCTCCATACAGAACACAGCCTGCCAGACTTATTTAACATCAtcagtaaatgtatatatatatatatatatattactgccAATATTAGCTTGTGAACATGTCCAAAAGCTAATATttggaaagaaaataataataataataagtattattttattattattattattattattataacgtATACATCTTTAGAattgtgaaaaaagaaaattatttatcttatatatatatatatatatatatatatatatatatatatatatatatatatatatataagattagttttattttatatatatatatatatatatatatatatatatatatatatatatatatatatatataaaataaaactaatcttTAGTCTAAGATAAAGGCGCTGATCAACTTAAATTCTTTGCagaattttattataatattgtagctatttttttttttaagttactaaataatttcttttttaattgttatattattgttgttattatgatggtcttttttattattatttatttagtatttattattattattattattattattattattattattattattattattattatcattattattattttctttcccaATATTAGCTTATGGACATGTTCACGAAGCCCCGCCCCTCCGTTCTACGATGGCCTGTAGAGAACACTATATGAGATGACTGACAGGCGGCCGGTCCAATCACAAACAAGCATTCCGAACCGCGAGGCTCTTTCCTAACGTGATTTCTCAGCGGTTTAATATACTTTTGCTAAAGCCACGGATTAATGCACTGTTTATCACTGCCTTTTAGATATCTTACGGATTATTTGTACAATGAGGAATAATTCGGATATTTGaggcatttgttttatttggtcgtttgtttgttttatttattaaatcccATTATGTCAAGAAGCTTATTCAATATCTTTAATTAATGTAATCATTTTAATGCACCTTTAGGTTTTCTGGAATGAGTCTGTGACCTAAATAACACCAAAACTGGTGGGAAAACAAGAGGAAAATATATTCCACCCAATAACGGGAGTGGAATACTGCGGGTTTTGGATACGGCTGCCGTGTTTAGCTCTGCAGTGCCGAAAAAGTAACGTTAAACAcagggttgccaggtgtgttccaaatcaacaacaatgtttacatttcttttgAGAGAAAATCAGCTAAAgctaacgctctgtgtgtgtctaagaaaaaaaaagaaactaaattAATAGACTaattttataatcattataattttatatcattGATAATCATAATTATTTGCATTTCAAATTCCAATTGAGGATATATACGAAGAAGGAAGATTTTCTGATGACACTTCAAACaggaaaaaattattattattattattattattattattattttcacattcaGGAATAGAATAGGGAATATAAATTATTAGAATTTATTCCATATAGAAAAAGTAAGAAGTCATCTTTTCTCATGGCAACCCAAAATAACTGTTTATGCAAttgaaaaaaaagatatatcaAGATTGCccaaagatgatgatgaagaagaagatgatgaagatgaagaagaagatgaacaagaagaagattaagaaaaagaagatgaagcagaagatgaaaaagaagaagatgaagaagaagatgatgatgatgatgaagaagaagatgaagaaaaaaaaatgaaacagcctttatttgtcacatatacattacagcacagtgaaattctttcttcacatatcccatccttggaggttggggtcagagcgcggggtcagccatgatacggcacccctggagcagagagggttaagggccttgctcaagggcccaacagtggcaacttggcggtgctggggcttgaacccctgatcttccggtcaacgacccagagccttaaccacttgagccaccactgcccctaatgaagatgaagatgaagaagatgaagaagaagatgaagaagaagtggTAGTGAGAAGTCCATAAATAGCCATGAAGAAATTGTTACTGATGTCATTGTTAGATTTTTGTTGAttgtaaatgtatttgtttgAGCGTGAACACTTAACTAATCTCTGTATTGCCTACactcaaaaaaaacaacaactcacacatacactggcACTTACACATCGATTCTGTGCTTAATTCAAATCTAGTGGAAATCTTGTGAAGTGGAAATGCTGCCTGTGCGTCATCTCGTCTTTATCCACCGCACTCACAATCTTTATGGCCTGTGGAAACATCCAGTCACAACCATGAATACACTGTCTCCTCTGCTAtacctatcaggcataacattacgaccacctgcctaatattgtgttggtcccccttttgctgcccaaacagccctgacccgtcctgcactgtgtattctgacacctttctatcagaaccagcattaatttcttcagcaatttgagcaacagtagctcgtctgttggatcggatcacacgggccagtctttgctccccatgtgcatcagtgagccttggctgtccatgaccctgtcaccggttcaccactgttccttccttggaccacttttgatagatactgaccgctgcagactgggaacaccccacaagagctgcagttttggagatgctctgatccagtggtctagacatcacaatatggcccttcgtcaaactccctcaaatccttacgcttgtccattttccctgcttctaacacatcaactttgaggacaaaatgttcacttgctgcctaatatatcccacccactaacaggtgccatgatgagatacagaagatactcagtcttattcacttcacctcataatattatggctgatttgtgtgtgtgtatatatatatatatatggaaagcAAAACTCCGAAGCACTGATAGAAGTAATCAAACTTATACAAGGCGTCCATTCCAGCAAACAATTCCCCCAGTGCTACAGGGCTGTCTGAAGCTATGAGCAGTATACACAGTCTCTTATACTCCCATAAGACCTTTTCGCTATAGTGCACAGTGAGCCCATGCTTGTTACCATGGTTCAGCTTTTCCCAGGAGTCCTGCTTTGTGGTTTACATCCCTGAGAAATGTCATTAGGGTTGATTTTCAGCTGCAGGGTCGGGTTTGAGGGGGAAAGAAAGACGTCACGGTTCGCAGAGTTTCAGAAACAGACCTGCTGCATTCATTAAAACACGGCTCTTGCTTCATTAAGGTCTCGTGTCAGAGCTGTGATTTGATTCCTATGTGTTATACTTcttgttgaaacaggaagtcagggcATGCAGAAAGCCACACAAGAGCTAAGAGGGTTTGAGATACACTACAAGactgtggaataaataaaaaaacaaaaactttagTCACTAGCTAAATTTGAAGAAGAGTTTCAATGAGAGTTTTTTGAAGTGTTAATGAGTTAGCAATTGCTTGTTGCTACTGAGCTAACAACATGATACTGTTGATGCTAATAACTGCCACAGTAGAGCAAGACGTACGTTTCTAGAGAAATTGGACATATAGAACattgtctctgtttatctctcttctgtttctctccatttgtttttctctcactgtcagtgtttttttctcGTTTG from Hemibagrus wyckioides isolate EC202008001 linkage group LG10, SWU_Hwy_1.0, whole genome shotgun sequence carries:
- the adma gene encoding adrenomedullin a, with amino-acid sequence MKAIVLSFYFYCCLLLTVTPSVDSAKLNLSQVLKRSIGVQRTKRDLSSLSALREAPQPGQFVRPDDVKDTLLPHSSTGFGVRTKRSKNSVNQSRRSGCSLGTCTVHDLAHRLHQLNNKLKVSSAPIDKISPLGYGRRRRSVPEMQMKIEMQGGHLQPVWRLHKLEALLRRT